A window from Sinanaerobacter sp. ZZT-01 encodes these proteins:
- the arsB gene encoding ACR3 family arsenite efflux transporter: MSKEKNAGIGFFEKYLTIWVLICMAAGILIGKFLPGIPEFLNRFEYAQISIPVAILIWVMIYPMMMKVDFQSIKNVSKNPKGLFVTWVTNWLIKPFTMYGIASLFFFVIFKAFITPELATEYLAGAVLLGAAPCTAMVFVWSTLTKGNPAYTVVQVATNDLIILVAFVPIVKFLLGVSNVAVPWDTLILSVLLFVVIPLVGGVLTRSLVTKHKGIDYFENTFIGKFNNSTSIGLLLTLMLLFSFQGDVIINNPLHIVLIAVPLIIQTFLIFFIAYFASKWLKLPHNVAAPAGMIGASNFFELSVAVAIALFGTSSPAALATVVGVLTEVPVMLLLVRFVNKTKGWFPQNELQN, encoded by the coding sequence ATGAGTAAGGAGAAAAACGCTGGTATTGGCTTCTTTGAAAAATACCTTACAATTTGGGTGCTGATCTGTATGGCAGCTGGAATTTTAATCGGTAAGTTCCTGCCGGGTATTCCTGAGTTTTTAAATCGCTTTGAGTATGCGCAAATATCCATTCCAGTCGCCATACTCATATGGGTGATGATTTACCCCATGATGATGAAAGTTGATTTTCAAAGCATAAAAAATGTAAGCAAAAACCCCAAAGGGCTATTTGTTACATGGGTGACAAACTGGCTAATCAAACCCTTTACCATGTATGGCATTGCTTCACTGTTTTTCTTTGTGATATTTAAAGCATTCATCACACCGGAGCTGGCCACCGAATATCTGGCTGGCGCTGTGCTGCTGGGTGCGGCTCCTTGTACCGCAATGGTGTTTGTTTGGAGCACGCTGACGAAAGGAAACCCTGCCTACACGGTGGTGCAGGTAGCGACCAATGATCTCATCATCCTTGTTGCTTTCGTACCAATTGTAAAGTTTTTGCTTGGTGTTTCCAATGTGGCTGTGCCTTGGGACACCCTGATTTTATCCGTCCTTCTGTTTGTTGTGATTCCTTTAGTAGGTGGCGTTTTGACTCGTTCATTAGTAACAAAGCATAAGGGTATTGATTATTTTGAGAATACTTTTATTGGAAAATTTAATAATTCAACCAGCATCGGATTATTGCTTACATTAATGCTTTTATTCTCTTTTCAAGGAGATGTCATTATCAATAACCCGCTGCATATTGTGCTGATTGCAGTACCGTTGATCATTCAAACATTCCTCATTTTCTTTATTGCTTATTTTGCAAGTAAATGGCTCAAGTTACCTCACAACGTTGCGGCTCCTGCCGGAATGATTGGCGCTTCCAATTTTTTTGAGCTTTCTGTTGCTGTGGCAATTGCTCTGTTTGGCACATCCTCACCGGCCGCACTCGCTACCGTAGTCGGTGTGCTGACTGAAGTTCCTGTGATGCTCTTGCTCGTAAGATTTGTGAATAAAACGAAAGGCTGGTTTCCTCAAAATGAATTACAAAATTAG
- a CDS encoding GNAT family N-acetyltransferase, giving the protein MNYKIREMQKGDWKSVSEIYQQGMDTNLATFQTECPTYEEFDQSHIKQCRFVITDGDVIAGWAALTPVSSRCVYRGVAEVSIYIHDTHRGKGTGNQLLNFLSKQSEKAGIWTLQSGIMADNKASIRLHEKCGFRQVGFRERIGQDRLGQWRNTVLMEQRSNLI; this is encoded by the coding sequence ATGAATTACAAAATTAGAGAAATGCAAAAAGGCGACTGGAAATCAGTCAGCGAAATCTACCAGCAAGGTATGGATACCAACCTTGCAACCTTTCAAACGGAATGCCCCACTTATGAAGAATTTGACCAGTCCCATATCAAGCAATGCCGCTTTGTAATCACCGATGGTGATGTCATTGCCGGTTGGGCAGCGTTAACTCCTGTGTCAAGCCGCTGTGTCTATCGTGGCGTGGCGGAAGTCAGTATTTACATCCATGATACCCATAGAGGAAAAGGTACAGGAAACCAACTGCTGAACTTTCTCTCAAAGCAATCTGAAAAAGCTGGTATCTGGACACTGCAATCGGGAATTATGGCTGACAACAAAGCAAGCATTCGTTTACATGAAAAATGCGGATTCCGTCAAGTGGGATTCCGTGAACGAATTGGGCAAGACCGTTTGGGACAGTGGCGTAATACCGTTCTTATGGAACAAAGAAGCAATTTAATATAA
- a CDS encoding VirB4 family type IV secretion system protein has product MSRKVKTKAQPQEDVRIQEFLDMIAPSVIKFNTDHFICGNTYRCVWALREYPTATDERAILRHLGEKDGVTLHLYTRHVTPVEEKKIITNAANKNRMQRTSTQDLQQTVTAESNLQDVATIVAQMHRSREPLLHAAVYIELTSHDYDQLKLLQTEVLTELVRSKLNVDRLMLRQQQGFICVMPSGWNVFGDQFERVLPASSVANLYPFNYSGKTDPNGFYLGRDKFGSNILADFNRRADDKTNANILILGNSGQGKSYLLKLILCNLRESGMHIIGLDPEMEYEDLTLNLGGCFIDLMSGEFIINVLEPKSWDETGDPKDMDAPQAFRQTSKLSQHISFLKDFFRTYKDFTDREIDTIEIMLGKLYEKWGITDHSNFDRLNHSDYPILSDLYDLIEKEYKGFDESHRQLYTADSLREICLGLHSMCKGAESKFFNGHTNITSNDFITFGVKGVLNASKNLRNALLFNVLSYMSNELLTTGNTAASIDELYLFLTNLTAIEYIRNFMKRVRKKESAVILASQNLEDFNVEHIRELTKPLFSIPTHQFLFNAGSIDAKFYMDTLQLEKSEYELIRYPQQGVCLYKCGNERYNLMVHAPEHKAKLFGKAGGR; this is encoded by the coding sequence ATGTCAAGAAAAGTGAAAACAAAAGCCCAGCCGCAGGAGGATGTGCGGATACAAGAATTTCTGGATATGATTGCCCCTTCGGTAATCAAGTTTAATACCGACCATTTCATCTGCGGCAATACCTACCGCTGTGTTTGGGCACTCCGGGAATATCCTACTGCAACCGATGAACGGGCTATCCTCCGGCACCTTGGGGAGAAGGATGGCGTTACCCTGCACCTTTATACCCGACATGTCACCCCAGTGGAAGAAAAGAAAATCATCACAAACGCTGCCAATAAAAACCGGATGCAGAGAACCAGTACACAGGATCTCCAGCAGACTGTGACCGCAGAGTCAAATCTACAGGACGTGGCCACCATTGTGGCACAAATGCATCGGAGCCGGGAGCCTCTGCTCCATGCCGCTGTATACATTGAGCTGACATCCCATGATTATGACCAGCTGAAGCTTCTGCAGACGGAAGTCCTGACAGAGTTGGTACGCTCCAAACTTAACGTGGATCGGCTGATGCTGCGCCAGCAGCAAGGTTTTATCTGCGTCATGCCCTCCGGCTGGAATGTGTTTGGGGATCAGTTTGAACGGGTGTTGCCTGCCAGTTCTGTCGCCAATCTGTATCCTTTTAATTACTCCGGAAAAACCGACCCCAATGGTTTCTACCTCGGCAGGGATAAGTTTGGAAGTAATATTCTGGCAGACTTCAACCGCCGCGCCGATGACAAGACCAACGCCAATATTCTAATCCTTGGCAACTCCGGTCAGGGTAAGAGTTACCTGCTAAAGTTGATTCTATGCAACCTGCGAGAATCCGGTATGCATATTATCGGGTTAGATCCGGAAATGGAGTATGAGGATCTGACCCTTAATCTCGGGGGCTGTTTTATCGACCTCATGTCCGGCGAGTTCATCATCAATGTGTTGGAGCCAAAAAGCTGGGATGAAACTGGTGATCCCAAAGATATGGACGCACCCCAGGCATTCCGTCAGACCAGCAAGCTCAGCCAGCATATCAGCTTTCTAAAGGATTTTTTCCGCACCTACAAGGACTTTACGGATCGGGAGATTGACACCATTGAAATCATGCTGGGAAAGCTCTATGAAAAATGGGGCATCACGGACCACAGCAATTTTGATCGCTTAAATCATTCAGATTACCCGATTTTATCTGATCTGTACGACCTCATTGAAAAGGAATATAAGGGCTTCGATGAAAGCCACCGCCAGCTCTATACAGCCGATTCTCTTCGAGAAATCTGCCTTGGACTTCACTCCATGTGTAAAGGAGCGGAGTCCAAGTTTTTTAACGGCCATACCAATATCACCAGCAATGATTTTATTACCTTCGGTGTCAAGGGTGTGCTAAATGCAAGCAAGAATTTGCGTAACGCCTTGTTGTTTAACGTGCTTTCCTACATGAGCAACGAGCTTTTGACTACCGGAAATACTGCGGCCAGCATCGACGAGCTATACCTGTTCCTGACGAATCTCACCGCCATTGAATACATCCGTAATTTTATGAAACGAGTCAGAAAAAAAGAAAGCGCCGTTATCCTGGCATCACAGAATTTGGAGGATTTCAACGTAGAGCATATCCGTGAGCTGACCAAGCCCTTGTTCTCCATTCCAACCCACCAGTTCCTGTTCAACGCAGGCTCTATTGATGCTAAGTTTTATATGGATACCCTCCAGCTGGAGAAATCAGAATATGAGCTGATCCGCTATCCCCAGCAGGGTGTGTGTCTTTATAAATGCGGCAATGAGCGGTACAACCTGATGGTTCATGCACCAGAGCATAAGGCAAAGCTGTTCGGAAAAGCCGGAGGTCGCTAA
- the arsD gene encoding arsenite efflux transporter metallochaperone ArsD — MKKMQIFEPAMCCDTGLCGVSVDPELLRISTVLNALKKNGVAVDRFNLSSSPMAFVNNKTINAFINEKGVEELPAVMIDEKIVITGRYPTNEELVSLLEVPASYMTEAKSAKQGGCCCSDGNCC, encoded by the coding sequence ATGAAAAAAATGCAAATATTTGAACCTGCCATGTGCTGTGACACAGGCCTTTGCGGTGTGAGTGTTGACCCGGAGCTGCTCCGCATTTCTACTGTTTTGAATGCATTGAAAAAGAACGGAGTGGCAGTTGACCGCTTTAATCTAAGCAGTTCGCCGATGGCTTTTGTCAATAACAAAACGATCAACGCCTTTATAAATGAAAAAGGTGTTGAGGAACTGCCCGCTGTTATGATCGACGAAAAAATCGTGATAACTGGCCGCTATCCAACCAATGAGGAACTTGTTTCTTTGCTGGAGGTTCCCGCAAGCTATATGACCGAAGCAAAATCGGCAAAGCAAGGCGGTTGCTGCTGTTCTGACGGGAACTGCTGCTAA
- a CDS encoding ArsR/SmtB family transcription factor, with translation MENYLENTKVFKALGDPKRAMIVDMLSCGELCACMILEKFEMSQSTLSHHMKLLCECGLVKGRNEGKWTYYSLDEETIGKTKQFFCSITSDKENCICKEDTGCCKGCDDNE, from the coding sequence ATGGAAAACTATTTGGAAAATACAAAAGTGTTTAAGGCACTGGGCGACCCCAAAAGGGCTATGATTGTTGATATGCTCTCTTGCGGAGAGCTTTGCGCCTGCATGATTTTAGAGAAATTTGAAATGTCCCAATCTACGCTGTCCCACCACATGAAACTTCTATGTGAATGTGGCCTTGTCAAAGGCCGAAACGAGGGCAAATGGACGTATTACTCTTTGGACGAGGAAACCATCGGCAAAACAAAACAATTTTTCTGCTCCATCACCTCTGATAAGGAAAACTGCATCTGCAAAGAAGATACGGGCTGCTGCAAAGGATGTGATGACAATGAGTAA